In one Geoglobus acetivorans genomic region, the following are encoded:
- a CDS encoding VWA domain-containing protein: protein MKKRSQSSSRNPEKGVSFLVEYLILSVILMIFFSFIALEFNDLLGKAPVSTAMDNQFQDVGNQIAVKLTDISLIAPENGYVRAKVFMPYTVGDYDFKAEFTQVSGEYVIKISSERAGKSEYIPINNIALKVLPAGSTFSITPVHIIEYTKYSHLMPTAVALAYPTTVEVGSNVTFDMTLSTGEGDLWFRWDFGDGSSYESKYDPNNPSQSLVEHSYSSDGTYTATLTVWDSYGYSDSSTINITVIPQSQELNPYLFATKYVIPGITEPGNPVQIVIYLRGGGIIEQARNVSVMHVIDVSGSMDPDYYGINGYTLYNSTTGTATPSKWENYVNVDSSFSSLTVKAYTSSGKDIDLWVKSPDGDFARAQYINPYFLPNYGEVYFVQNPVEGNWTISVVADYPTGSDTVTVEVEKDGYFWWWWYYPGTQVASWTFTLDANASITTFEIPAVENLKIEATPVNGTKELHLWVQEPGGALRGPYSSSSGEYYTDTNAASGTYTAYVVADFPYGTQDYYLTADIAKIDAAKITAKTFNGFLRTSDQVGVVSFGGAGSSGRTPRVTLDQYLTNNTDQANTSIDGLYAYGGTPLGGGIKMAREELVANTTPGNIPVMIILSDGNPTITSNGVASETLAIQEALNEAEITKQTQVNNESILIYTIGFGSDANATLLQQIATSPDYYFFAATSEELQNIYEQIAKELKEKAAVNVTITDVLTSNVTLSQPPPGANISISGGLTVLQWNLTSIRINETWTTSFEVVPSREGLIQTNVFGLSNVTYLPWPFTGVNVTTIDLPVPELNVTRISPEKVVLK from the coding sequence ATGAAGAAACGATCACAGTCCAGCTCACGTAACCCGGAGAAGGGTGTATCGTTCCTTGTGGAATACCTGATTTTATCGGTAATACTCATGATATTCTTCTCATTTATAGCGCTTGAGTTCAACGATCTTCTTGGTAAAGCACCGGTTTCCACAGCAATGGACAATCAGTTCCAGGACGTCGGAAACCAGATTGCTGTAAAGCTGACGGATATCTCGCTGATTGCCCCTGAAAACGGATACGTTAGGGCAAAGGTATTCATGCCCTACACGGTCGGAGATTACGATTTCAAGGCAGAGTTCACGCAGGTATCCGGAGAATACGTCATTAAAATATCTTCCGAAAGGGCCGGAAAAAGCGAATACATTCCGATCAACAACATTGCTCTGAAGGTTCTGCCTGCCGGCTCAACCTTCAGCATAACACCTGTACACATAATAGAATATACGAAATACAGCCATCTGATGCCTACTGCAGTGGCCTTGGCATATCCAACCACGGTTGAGGTGGGGAGCAACGTAACCTTCGACATGACCCTCTCGACGGGTGAGGGTGATTTATGGTTCAGATGGGATTTTGGTGATGGGAGCAGCTATGAAAGCAAATACGATCCAAACAATCCGTCCCAGTCGCTGGTGGAGCATTCCTACTCATCTGACGGTACATACACCGCAACTCTCACGGTGTGGGACAGCTACGGTTACTCGGACAGCAGCACCATCAACATAACAGTCATACCACAAAGTCAGGAGCTGAATCCATACCTCTTTGCCACCAAATATGTTATACCCGGAATCACCGAGCCGGGCAACCCCGTTCAGATTGTGATTTATCTAAGGGGTGGAGGAATAATCGAACAGGCGAGAAACGTTAGCGTGATGCACGTTATTGACGTTTCGGGGAGCATGGACCCTGATTATTACGGAATAAACGGATATACTCTCTACAACTCAACCACCGGCACCGCAACCCCATCCAAATGGGAGAACTACGTGAATGTTGACAGCAGCTTCTCCAGTCTGACCGTTAAGGCCTACACATCCAGCGGGAAGGACATAGACCTGTGGGTCAAGTCCCCCGATGGAGATTTTGCGAGGGCACAGTACATCAACCCATATTTCCTCCCGAATTATGGAGAAGTGTATTTTGTCCAGAATCCTGTGGAGGGTAACTGGACCATCAGCGTCGTTGCGGACTATCCCACGGGCAGCGATACCGTTACGGTGGAGGTTGAGAAGGACGGCTATTTCTGGTGGTGGTGGTACTATCCAGGTACTCAGGTTGCATCCTGGACCTTCACACTGGATGCCAACGCATCAATCACCACATTCGAGATACCGGCTGTTGAAAACCTCAAGATTGAAGCTACCCCGGTAAACGGAACCAAGGAACTCCATCTGTGGGTTCAGGAGCCAGGAGGAGCCCTGAGGGGACCGTATTCCTCCTCCAGTGGTGAATACTACACTGATACAAATGCTGCCAGCGGAACCTACACAGCCTATGTGGTTGCGGACTTCCCCTACGGCACACAGGATTACTATCTCACAGCCGACATAGCAAAAATTGATGCTGCCAAGATAACCGCAAAAACATTCAACGGGTTTTTGAGAACAAGCGATCAGGTGGGAGTCGTCTCCTTCGGAGGTGCGGGAAGCAGCGGCAGGACTCCAAGAGTTACTCTTGACCAGTACCTCACCAACAACACCGATCAGGCAAACACAAGCATAGACGGACTGTATGCATATGGCGGAACTCCGTTAGGTGGAGGAATAAAGATGGCAAGAGAGGAACTTGTGGCAAACACTACTCCCGGCAACATCCCGGTCATGATTATTCTCTCAGACGGAAACCCCACGATAACATCGAACGGCGTTGCTTCTGAAACCCTTGCAATTCAGGAGGCTTTGAACGAAGCGGAAATCACCAAACAAACTCAGGTGAACAACGAGTCCATACTGATATACACAATCGGATTTGGCAGCGACGCCAATGCAACATTGTTGCAGCAGATAGCCACATCTCCTGACTACTACTTCTTTGCGGCAACATCAGAGGAGCTTCAGAACATATACGAACAGATTGCAAAGGAGCTTAAGGAGAAGGCTGCGGTGAACGTTACCATAACCGATGTGCTGACGTCCAACGTTACCCTCTCCCAGCCTCCGCCTGGTGCCAACATCAGCATTTCGGGCGGCCTGACAGTCCTGCAGTGGAATCTGACGAGCATAAGAATAAATGAAACCTGGACCACGAGCTTTGAGGTCGTGCCAAGCAGGGAGGGGCTCATACAGA
- a CDS encoding DUF7288 family protein, with protein sequence MPNSLLRCGKGQIMTLESIIASVLMLSVAYFLFQSTMIISPISDEVVYVQIKQYGDDALRILNNESNAEDTLQYALKHINGTYMPDKLISSLKKLLPGYVDFNLQVYYLNQTTGRIQVYNITSKTPTSTTVTSSTYLVLKNGELADGSPFKINTTDVEGTNSNIPVLFEVRLIMWRV encoded by the coding sequence TTGCCAAACTCGTTGTTGCGGTGTGGTAAGGGTCAGATAATGACCCTGGAGAGCATAATTGCATCAGTGCTCATGCTCAGCGTGGCCTATTTCCTCTTCCAGAGCACGATGATAATCTCGCCCATTTCAGACGAGGTTGTTTACGTTCAGATCAAACAGTATGGAGATGACGCCCTCAGGATTCTCAACAACGAATCGAACGCTGAAGATACACTTCAATACGCCCTGAAACACATCAACGGCACATACATGCCGGATAAGCTCATCAGCAGTCTGAAAAAACTGCTCCCCGGTTATGTGGATTTCAATCTTCAGGTTTACTACCTTAACCAGACGACCGGAAGAATTCAGGTGTACAACATAACCAGCAAAACCCCAACCTCGACAACGGTAACCTCCTCCACATACCTGGTTCTGAAAAATGGGGAACTTGCAGACGGCTCCCCATTCAAAATCAACACCACAGACGTGGAGGGGACTAACAGCAACATACCGGTTCTGTTTGAGGTCAGGTTGATAATGTGGAGGGTGTAG